TGACCGGGAAAAGAATTTTGCTCGACAACAGTCGCCCTGACAGTTGGCTAACGGCTAGCTAGGTGATTGCCTGAAGTGACTATTCAAGGTCATTTAATCGCCCAGAAGGAAGATCAGTGTATTGTAGTACACCTGTATGGGCTTCGAGACGTCAACCGACTTGTCTTGGggcctttgtcttcagtttttgATTTGACGATCGTTTGTGGAAATATAGCTCCGTGGAACAACTTGTCCTCAATGATTACCCGACATTGAAGTGCTAACTGGCAGAGCTTTACTTGAGCTTGATATCAGTTATCGGTTCATTCATAGTGGATCACTTTCAGCTTTTCATTAATACTGTCCTGGCCTTTTATTTCCCCTTAATGGttaataatcttaattcattcaGTCAACTAGTGTTAGCTAACAGTTGTGTGGTTGAATGGGAACTTTACATTAGGGTCCGCCCACCTTTTTCCAACGTGTAGTCTGCTGTAAAGGGTAGAGTACATCTCGTACTGACCTGTGACTTCTGTCAAAGGACGCGCAGTACTTGtttgaaattgacattttgggtTAAATTTCTGTACCATAATTTTAAGTGGACTGACGTTCAACCTCAATAACTTGACTGTCCAAGATGCACTGCTTGATTGGCCGTTTACactcttgtgtctgtgtgctatCCCAGGTCCGTGCTGGATCCAGGGCACTGTACAGACCCCTCTCTGCTTCAGTGATCTCCAGACCAGATGCAAAGACAGGAGAGGTGAGTAAGACTTGCGGAAATGATTGCAAGTCTTTCAGTTCTCACAAGTTTATCTACCTTTGGCTTTTTGACCCCTCGAGCATTGAAATTGCTGGCTGGTGTCTTACTTCAGTTGCACTTAATCAGCGCTGTCATGTCAGTCAAATTCGAGACTTCTGTTAAGTCCTCTGACTGCCTTTTAGCTGGTTTAACTGGTGGGGAAATGTGCCTGATATTGTTATTGCTGTCTGGTGAAACTGCTTGATTGAAAGTGCTgaataagtgtaatgcaatgattTTTGAAATGATGTTCATTATTGTGTCTGCGTCTGTCATCTTCTCCACCAGGTGAGCGCGCCCCTTATTCCACAGAGCCCCATGTCTCAGGTGGCGCTGCGAGGCTTCCAGACCAGCTCGGTGAGCAGAGACATCGACACCGCCGCCAAGTTCATTGGTGCCGGCGCTGCCACCGTGGGAGTGGCCGGATCCGGAGCTGGAATCGGAACAGTTTTCGGCAGCCTCATCATTGGCTACGCCAGGTCAGTGCGTTGTGTCCATGATGCATACACTTCGAAGGAGGATTTATGCACATCCCAAGTGCTGAGCCAGGGGAAAAAAAGTACAATTTTCTGTGAAAAGTTTGCCATTGGATGCCTTTGCACCCCTCAAATTAAGTGGGTGTGTCGGATGATGTTCTCATGTGAGAAAATAAACCCAAGTGAGCGCCATGCGTGatgtctatacacacacacaaacctttggcTAAGTCTTAAAAACTGGCTTGGTTTGACTGATTCAAGTTAAGATTTGTCCCCACTGCACTTTTCAATTCCTTCAATAGTGATGGcttacaatatatacaatgcaaTATGCCACCAACAGTGGTGGCCAGTTTTGTTCAACAGTGACCAGCTTGACATAGCCGTTATGATGACCCATGTCTGATACTGGCTAACCCACCACTCACCTTGAAGCTTGATTGGGTGTGAACATCTCAGCACTCCAATTCCAGTGCCTTTGGAGTCATCTGTGTTTACAAAACAGTTGTGTGCATGGCCAAAACTAGCTAACCAACATGACCTTTACCAGTGCTCCTCTGTCTCAGAGGGATGTTAAATTGTACTGGGTCATCATTTAATCTTCCAGCTTGAgggacccataagattcaatgataatttcTGGCTTGTAACCAGAAGTAGCATCACAACACTAAGAGAAAGATAGTAAAACTCAAttggggaggtgtaaaatgggcTCATGTCCAGAAATGGTACACTTTTGTTTCAGACACTATTCTCAGTTCTGTAGGTTTACTGAGGTTAAGGGGTAAGCCTTCTAACATGGAGTCTAATTTAGATTGAGCGACTAAGCTGCAACGGCATCACCACCCAAATAAAACGATTTAAGTGGCATTTTGCTTTTCTGTTGGGACTTAATACACACGAGTATGATCCTTGAAAATGGTTCAGCTTTTTACGCAGGCTGCAGCCAATATCGAGCCTTATGAGTTGGGAGCATGTGGAGAGATCTTAATCATGTCTTTCATTTCAAGTGGATCTAGGTTGTTGTTAAACTAAAGCCTAATACATCAAATGCTAATGTGTGGTCATTTCAATGTAAGGGCTCTTAATctggttggggagagagagaaaaagctcTTAATTTGAAGCCCAGGATTGTGTAGCAAGCATTTCCCAAGCCATGCACCTGATCTTTGGCAAGAGCCCACTGATCTCATGACCACAATGACACTTGGCATGTGTGCGACCTTTCCGGTGCCTCTCTGCCTTGTCCTTGGTCACACGTGCCAAGTGATATGGGTGCCATGTGGTCAGCTCCTTGCGGGTGACCAGGGTCGCGCTGTAAGAAGACCATGTGGACAAGGTCTCTTGACAAGGTCTCTTGTCTTGAGTGGCTTCTGAAGTGTTCTCTTGGCCCCGGCCTTCACTGCACCTGCATACAAGTGTGTAAAGGATTTGTAGTGATGTGCGTTTGGTATGCAGCACTTGTGAAGGGAATGAGGTATCCCCACTTTAACCCACAAGTTAAAATCTGTGGACTcctcaaaaagtaaaaaaaaatgatggcaTGTGAAGGCTTTTCACGAGATTCATAACCTGTTCGAGTGTGAAGGTGAAAAGTCCTTGTTCATATGTGCTTCTTAAACGCACACCCCATTCTGAAGTAGCAAAATGAACATCACGAATGTATGAATATGTTGAAGTTAAGCTTTGGATGCTTACTTTTCTTGTCCACAACATCATTCAAAGAATCGTGTTCAGTTTGTAATGTAGTACTGTTTCCTTTATTTTGTGTGTCCAAACAGGAACCCCTCCCTGAAGCAGCAGCTGTTCTCCTACGCCATCCTGGGATTCGCCCTGTCTGAGGCCATGGGTCTGTTCTGTCTGATGGTGG
The Engraulis encrasicolus isolate BLACKSEA-1 chromosome 12, IST_EnEncr_1.0, whole genome shotgun sequence DNA segment above includes these coding regions:
- the atp5mc3b gene encoding ATP synthase membrane subunit c locus 3b yields the protein MYACAKFVSTPALVRAGSRALYRPLSASVISRPDAKTGEVSAPLIPQSPMSQVALRGFQTSSVSRDIDTAAKFIGAGAATVGVAGSGAGIGTVFGSLIIGYARNPSLKQQLFSYAILGFALSEAMGLFCLMVAFLILFAM